One window of Alteromonas sp. LMIT006 genomic DNA carries:
- the phbB gene encoding acetoacetyl-CoA reductase: protein MAYVALVTGGTRGIGEAICVKLKEEGYQVIANYGGNDQAAKEFTERTGIPAFKFDVADFDAVNTAIKQIEADYGSLDVLINNAGITRDGTMHRMTFEQWDAVIQTNLASCFNTCRAVIDGMRERGYGRIVNIGSVNGQAGQYGQVNYAAAKSGIHGFTKALAQENAAKGITVNAIAPGYIDTDMVRAVPEEVLAKIVAKIPVGRLGHASEIAKAVSYLVAEDNGFMTGSTLSVNGGQHMY from the coding sequence ATGGCATATGTAGCATTAGTTACGGGTGGAACACGCGGTATTGGTGAAGCCATTTGCGTTAAATTAAAAGAAGAAGGTTATCAAGTTATCGCTAACTATGGTGGTAATGACCAGGCAGCAAAAGAATTCACAGAACGCACTGGGATCCCAGCGTTCAAATTTGACGTCGCAGATTTCGATGCAGTCAATACAGCAATCAAACAGATTGAAGCAGATTACGGTTCACTTGATGTCTTAATCAACAATGCGGGTATCACACGTGACGGCACCATGCATCGCATGACGTTCGAGCAGTGGGATGCCGTTATTCAAACTAACTTGGCTTCGTGTTTCAACACGTGTCGTGCAGTGATTGATGGCATGCGTGAGCGCGGATACGGCCGTATCGTCAATATCGGTTCAGTCAATGGTCAAGCAGGTCAGTATGGTCAAGTAAACTATGCAGCGGCTAAATCAGGCATCCACGGTTTTACCAAAGCATTAGCGCAAGAAAACGCTGCAAAAGGTATCACAGTCAATGCGATTGCACCAGGTTATATCGATACGGATATGGTTCGTGCAGTACCTGAAGAGGTATTAGCAAAGATCGTTGCTAAGATCCCAGTGGGTCGTTTAGGTCATGCCTCAGAAATTGCCAAGGCAGTTTCCTACTTAGTTGCAGAAGACAACGGTTTCATGACGGGTTCTACCTTGTCAGTAAACGGTGGTCAACACATGTACTAA
- a CDS encoding alpha/beta hydrolase: MDKLKDTQYYKAIVEELTKQGSQMGQSEHEEILQSINKYAQVFNAMVKDTLLKQSQEGQSMENMKGMFDPNKLVSLLSDQVEIDSAKLLQSQMRFMEQQTALWQQASMAFMGEQFNPIINETKGDNRFKHDEWSNNPAFNYMKQAYLLNSQMLENVVDALHFKDDKTAEQVKFYTRQYISSVSPTNYVLTNPEVCEEILKSNGESILKGMQNFMADLEQSPLEAFKITQTDPNAFTVGENLATTEGQVIFKNELIELIHYTPKTEKTFKNPILFTPPFINKYYVLDLDYKKSMVRSLLEAGYEVFMISWVNPDASLAEVDFAGYMKLGPLAALDVVCDVTKAPKVNLTGFCVGGTLSSVTAAYLRAKGDERLGSLTLFTTLLDFSEPGEVGNYLSEDMLNMLEQSTEVKGIFDGRILGLSFSLLRENSLFWSFFIKNYLQGKDPAPFDILYWNSDSTNLTAACYKQYLRTTYWGNKLIEPNAFEIDGIGIDLGKIDIPVYSIATIADHIVLWKAAYKSAQNLGGDVRFVLAGSGHLAGVINPIEGGKYPHWLNSDMPESADEWLANAEEYPGSWWTDWHQWLAKKSGNQTKALVPGNTKQYPALYPAPGQYVLKRLG, from the coding sequence ATGGACAAGTTAAAAGACACTCAATACTATAAAGCAATAGTCGAAGAATTAACCAAGCAAGGAAGTCAAATGGGTCAGTCTGAGCACGAAGAGATCTTACAAAGCATCAACAAATACGCGCAAGTCTTTAATGCCATGGTCAAAGATACGTTATTAAAGCAGAGCCAAGAGGGCCAATCCATGGAAAACATGAAAGGCATGTTTGATCCGAATAAGCTGGTTTCTTTGTTATCTGACCAAGTTGAAATTGATTCAGCCAAACTGCTTCAGTCGCAAATGCGTTTTATGGAACAACAAACAGCGCTTTGGCAGCAAGCGTCGATGGCCTTTATGGGCGAGCAATTTAATCCCATCATTAATGAAACCAAAGGCGACAATCGGTTTAAACATGATGAGTGGAGCAATAACCCTGCCTTTAATTATATGAAGCAAGCGTATTTGCTCAATTCACAAATGCTCGAAAACGTAGTGGATGCCTTGCATTTTAAAGACGACAAAACCGCAGAGCAAGTCAAGTTCTACACACGTCAATACATTAGCTCGGTCTCCCCGACTAACTATGTCTTGACCAATCCTGAAGTTTGCGAAGAAATCCTCAAATCCAACGGCGAGAGTATTCTCAAAGGCATGCAAAACTTCATGGCGGATTTGGAGCAAAGTCCGCTTGAGGCCTTCAAAATCACGCAAACTGATCCCAATGCGTTCACAGTTGGCGAAAATCTTGCAACCACTGAAGGTCAGGTGATCTTCAAGAATGAACTGATTGAACTGATTCATTACACGCCCAAAACTGAAAAAACGTTCAAAAACCCGATTCTATTTACGCCGCCGTTTATCAACAAATATTATGTGCTTGATCTAGATTACAAAAAATCCATGGTGCGTTCGTTATTAGAAGCGGGCTATGAAGTCTTTATGATTAGCTGGGTCAACCCCGATGCAAGCTTAGCTGAGGTGGATTTTGCTGGGTATATGAAACTTGGCCCTCTCGCCGCACTTGATGTGGTGTGTGATGTGACCAAAGCACCCAAAGTAAACTTAACCGGCTTTTGTGTGGGTGGCACATTAAGTTCAGTCACGGCGGCCTATCTCAGAGCCAAAGGCGATGAGCGCCTTGGTTCATTAACTTTATTCACCACGCTATTGGATTTTTCTGAGCCGGGCGAGGTGGGTAACTATCTTTCTGAAGACATGCTCAATATGCTTGAGCAAAGCACGGAAGTAAAAGGGATTTTCGATGGCCGAATTTTGGGTCTGTCGTTTAGCTTGTTGCGAGAAAACTCCCTGTTTTGGTCGTTCTTTATCAAGAACTATTTGCAAGGCAAAGATCCTGCGCCATTTGACATTTTATACTGGAACTCAGATTCCACCAATTTAACCGCTGCGTGTTACAAGCAATATCTACGCACCACTTATTGGGGCAACAAACTCATCGAACCCAACGCCTTTGAAATCGACGGTATTGGCATTGATTTGGGCAAAATCGATATTCCAGTGTATTCCATTGCCACGATTGCCGACCACATCGTATTGTGGAAAGCGGCTTACAAATCCGCTCAGAACCTTGGTGGTGATGTACGCTTTGTATTGGCCGGATCAGGCCACTTGGCCGGGGTGATTAACCCGATTGAAGGGGGTAAATACCCGCATTGGCTCAACTCTGATATGCCTGAAAGTGCCGATGAATGGTTGGCAAATGCCGAAGAGTACCCTGGCTCTTGGTGGACGGATTGGCATCAATGGCTAGCCAAAAAATCCGGAAATCAAACCAAAGCCTTAGTGCCAGGGAATACCAAACAATACCCTGCTCTGTATCCTGCACCCGGTCAATATGTCTTAAAACGCTTAGGCTAA
- a CDS encoding M3 family metallopeptidase — MNKPILSALSLAVVLGLSACSKPATQTDSATADTAVSVAHNNVLMQDFTGPYEGVPAFDKMDLALLAPAVEKGMEINLAEINAIANNPEAPTFANTFEAMERAGKELDNVFSYWGIWASNMSSPEFRQIQRELSPKLSDFRSKISQNEALFARIKAVYEGAEFDTLNLEQQRIVQNSYESFIRSGILLDDAGKKRTAEINKRLAELQTQFSSNVLNDEENIVTYLTADQLSGLSEGYIRSAKAAAEERGKPDMYAVTNTRSSMDPFLTYSTERELRKEVWEKYYSRGNNGDEFDNNGIIKEILELRHERVGLLDFPDYATWRLQDRMAKNPANAMALMDKVWPAAIARVKQEVADMQAIADAEGADITIEPWDYRFYAEKVRQATYDLDSDEVKQYLQLDKLREAMFYVAERLFNFKFTAIEAGKVPVWHEDVGVWEVTDIATGRNVGLWYLDPFARQGKRSGAWATYYRPYTTFDGETNVLSANNSNFVKAPEGQPTLISWDDAETYFHEFGHALHFLAADVMYPSSHSGVRDYTEFQSQLLERWILTDEVIDQFLVHYETGEPIPDELVTKIKNAATFNEGFKTTEYMASAIMDLKYHTTDPALIDDVQTFERETLASIGMPSQIPMRHRSTHFQHIFSSEGYAAAYYGYMWAEVLTSDAAEAFAEAPGGYYDEKLAEKMVQYLFAVRNAMDPADAYRAFRGRDAKVDALMRDRGFPVPTSGE, encoded by the coding sequence ATGAACAAACCGATCCTTTCAGCACTTTCGCTGGCGGTCGTGCTTGGCCTTTCAGCTTGCTCGAAACCCGCCACTCAAACCGACTCAGCCACGGCAGATACTGCCGTCTCAGTGGCGCATAACAATGTGCTCATGCAAGATTTTACTGGGCCTTATGAAGGCGTCCCTGCCTTTGACAAAATGGACTTAGCATTACTAGCCCCTGCAGTTGAAAAAGGCATGGAAATTAACCTAGCCGAAATCAATGCGATCGCCAATAATCCTGAAGCTCCGACTTTTGCCAACACATTTGAAGCAATGGAACGCGCAGGCAAAGAGTTAGACAATGTTTTTTCTTACTGGGGAATTTGGGCATCCAATATGTCAAGCCCAGAGTTTCGGCAGATCCAACGTGAACTCAGTCCTAAATTGTCTGACTTCAGATCCAAGATTTCTCAAAACGAAGCGTTATTTGCTCGGATTAAGGCGGTCTATGAAGGCGCTGAATTTGACACCCTTAACTTAGAACAACAACGCATCGTACAAAACTCATATGAAAGCTTTATTCGCTCTGGAATCTTATTAGACGATGCCGGTAAGAAGCGCACTGCTGAGATCAACAAACGCCTTGCTGAATTACAAACCCAGTTCAGCAGTAACGTTCTCAATGACGAAGAAAATATCGTGACGTATTTAACCGCTGACCAATTATCAGGGTTATCGGAAGGCTACATTCGTTCGGCCAAAGCTGCAGCGGAAGAACGTGGCAAACCAGATATGTATGCGGTGACCAATACACGTTCATCAATGGATCCTTTTTTGACCTATTCAACCGAGCGTGAACTGCGCAAAGAGGTATGGGAAAAGTACTACTCTCGTGGCAATAATGGCGATGAATTTGACAATAATGGGATCATCAAAGAAATCCTTGAGCTCAGACACGAGCGAGTTGGTCTGCTTGATTTCCCAGATTATGCCACTTGGCGCTTACAAGATCGCATGGCCAAAAACCCTGCTAATGCAATGGCCTTAATGGACAAAGTCTGGCCAGCTGCGATTGCCCGTGTGAAACAAGAAGTGGCCGACATGCAAGCCATTGCGGATGCCGAAGGGGCTGATATCACTATCGAGCCTTGGGATTATCGTTTCTACGCCGAAAAGGTCCGTCAAGCAACCTATGACTTGGACTCCGATGAAGTCAAACAATACCTGCAACTAGATAAACTGCGCGAAGCCATGTTCTATGTGGCAGAACGTTTGTTTAATTTCAAATTCACTGCCATCGAAGCAGGTAAAGTCCCTGTTTGGCATGAAGATGTCGGTGTCTGGGAAGTGACTGATATCGCAACGGGTCGCAACGTAGGTTTGTGGTATCTCGATCCATTCGCTCGTCAAGGCAAGCGCTCTGGTGCGTGGGCGACGTATTATCGTCCTTACACCACGTTTGATGGCGAAACCAATGTGTTATCTGCGAATAACTCCAATTTTGTGAAAGCCCCAGAAGGTCAGCCGACCTTAATCAGTTGGGACGACGCCGAGACGTATTTCCATGAATTTGGTCATGCGCTGCATTTCTTAGCAGCCGATGTGATGTATCCATCCTCGCATTCTGGTGTGCGTGATTACACTGAATTCCAGTCACAACTGCTTGAGCGTTGGATTCTAACTGACGAAGTGATTGACCAATTCCTAGTGCATTATGAGACAGGTGAACCAATCCCGGACGAGCTAGTGACCAAAATCAAAAATGCCGCGACTTTTAATGAAGGGTTTAAAACCACAGAGTACATGGCGTCTGCCATCATGGATTTAAAATACCATACGACCGATCCAGCCCTAATTGACGATGTGCAAACCTTCGAGCGTGAAACCCTCGCGTCGATTGGTATGCCATCGCAAATTCCAATGCGTCATCGTTCGACCCATTTCCAGCACATCTTCTCATCAGAGGGTTATGCTGCAGCGTATTATGGGTATATGTGGGCAGAAGTGTTAACTTCCGATGCGGCCGAGGCCTTTGCTGAGGCACCGGGTGGATATTATGACGAAAAGCTCGCAGAAAAAATGGTTCAGTATCTTTTTGCTGTGCGCAACGCCATGGATCCAGCGGATGCATATCGCGCCTTTAGAGGTCGTGATGCCAAGGTCGATGCATTAATGAGGGATCGTGGTTTTCCAGTGCCTACCAGTGGTGAGTAA
- the thpR gene encoding RNA 2',3'-cyclic phosphodiesterase: protein MYHRLFLGLNIDPDHILKIADWRSNALGYSNADVKPHNFHVTLAFLGQVTLHQLDALVEVLPHINWQEFTAHFDHVGYWGKPKIHFIAPSIIPDELKQLAKQCQTLSRKAGIKIEKREYQPHITLQRKIKTPVPALFEPNFTLAFDEFHLYESISTATGVEYIIRESFPAHPDLTMSVRERISKGLL from the coding sequence ATGTATCATAGACTCTTTCTAGGACTAAATATTGATCCTGATCATATTCTTAAGATCGCAGATTGGCGGTCTAATGCTTTAGGGTATTCGAACGCAGATGTGAAACCGCATAATTTTCATGTGACCCTAGCGTTTTTAGGTCAAGTTACCTTGCATCAACTCGATGCATTAGTAGAGGTACTGCCACACATAAACTGGCAAGAGTTTACTGCTCACTTTGATCACGTTGGCTATTGGGGAAAACCTAAAATCCATTTTATTGCACCATCTATTATCCCAGATGAATTGAAGCAACTTGCAAAACAATGCCAAACTCTCTCACGCAAAGCGGGTATTAAGATCGAAAAGCGTGAGTATCAACCTCACATCACCTTGCAACGCAAAATAAAAACTCCTGTCCCAGCATTGTTTGAACCAAATTTTACGTTGGCATTCGACGAGTTTCATTTATATGAATCTATATCGACAGCCACTGGAGTGGAATACATTATTCGTGAGAGTTTTCCAGCTCATCCTGATCTGACCATGAGTGTTAGAGAGCGCATCAGCAAAGGTTTACTGTAG
- the purU gene encoding formyltetrahydrofolate deformylase — MQHSFRLTIQCPDQVGLVATVAQFLAQYGATILEANHHTDLTTQRFFMRHEIAADSVDLDIKTFEAAFAPIARKYQMDWQVTDPDVLPKVALLASHETHCLADILHRWHTGELICDIPCIIANHPQIADIAAWYKIPFYFVDFKDQAKADAFAKVQDLLVKHRADTVVLARFMQILPASMCEAWVGQAINIHHSFLPSFAGAKPYQQAYDRGVKLIGATCHYVTTDLDEGPIIEQQVMRISHSDSAADMVRKGRDCEKTALANGLRYHLENRVLIDKNKTIVFA; from the coding sequence ATGCAACATTCCTTTCGCTTAACCATTCAATGTCCAGACCAAGTTGGGCTTGTGGCCACCGTTGCTCAGTTTTTGGCGCAGTATGGCGCGACAATTTTAGAAGCGAATCATCATACGGATTTGACGACTCAGCGCTTTTTTATGCGCCATGAAATCGCAGCTGACAGCGTGGATTTAGATATCAAGACCTTCGAAGCGGCTTTTGCCCCGATTGCTCGCAAATACCAGATGGATTGGCAAGTCACTGATCCTGATGTGTTACCCAAAGTTGCTTTGTTAGCCAGTCATGAAACGCATTGCCTTGCGGATATTTTACACCGCTGGCATACGGGAGAGCTCATCTGTGATATCCCATGTATTATTGCCAATCACCCACAAATTGCCGATATCGCGGCTTGGTACAAAATTCCATTTTATTTTGTGGATTTCAAAGACCAAGCCAAAGCGGATGCCTTTGCTAAAGTTCAAGACTTATTAGTTAAGCATCGTGCTGATACAGTCGTACTCGCTCGATTTATGCAAATCCTTCCAGCGTCCATGTGCGAAGCTTGGGTAGGGCAAGCCATTAATATTCATCATAGCTTTTTGCCGTCTTTTGCTGGCGCCAAACCTTATCAACAAGCCTATGATCGAGGTGTCAAACTTATTGGCGCAACCTGTCATTATGTGACAACTGACTTGGATGAAGGCCCGATTATCGAACAGCAAGTTATGCGTATTTCACACTCAGATTCAGCCGCTGATATGGTGCGTAAAGGGCGTGACTGTGAAAAAACAGCCCTTGCCAATGGTTTACGCTATCATCTTGAAAACCGCGTATTAATCGACAAAAATAAAACAATAGTATTTGCTTAA
- a CDS encoding lytic murein transglycosylase, with amino-acid sequence MRRVSLVAALLLSTSVLAQEDFSQCVAQLTNKARAQGIAQSTIEQTLAIAQQRKRVINLDRSQPEFLSTFEDYYSKRVNTWRIEKGQALYAKHRVFLDELTRQYGVPGQYLIAFWGLETNYGAYKGKIPTIDALTTLACEPRRKTFFTNELMTMLEVIEKNDLDVPTLLGSWAGAMGHTQFMPSTYKGYAIDGDGDDKIDLFHSEKDALASAAHFLHQLGWQAGFRWGREIRLPAGFDYALAGRKLKRPLSFWREQGVTSVYGQPVADIDLDSSVVIPSGYQGPIFMAYPNFHIIMRWNNSQSYAIAVGKLADQIVGAPGLVTEFPDVPPVSIVQTKELQRQLQVLGYGVKHIDGIIGSGTRKAIRAFQKDNGLVADGFAHPEVFETLNSVYQKQKS; translated from the coding sequence ATGCGCCGTGTATCTCTTGTCGCCGCTCTTTTGTTATCAACCTCCGTGTTGGCCCAAGAAGATTTTTCCCAATGTGTTGCCCAACTTACCAATAAAGCAAGGGCTCAAGGCATTGCCCAGAGCACCATAGAGCAAACTTTAGCAATTGCACAACAGCGCAAACGCGTCATCAATCTTGACCGTTCACAACCTGAATTTTTATCGACGTTTGAGGATTACTACAGCAAGCGCGTAAATACATGGCGCATCGAAAAAGGCCAAGCGTTATACGCCAAACATCGCGTATTTTTGGATGAATTAACCAGACAATATGGTGTGCCAGGACAATATCTCATCGCATTTTGGGGCTTGGAAACCAACTACGGCGCTTACAAAGGCAAGATCCCCACTATTGATGCATTGACTACGCTTGCGTGTGAGCCACGGCGCAAAACATTCTTTACCAATGAATTAATGACCATGCTTGAAGTCATTGAAAAAAATGATCTAGACGTACCAACATTATTAGGTTCATGGGCTGGCGCGATGGGGCATACTCAGTTTATGCCATCCACTTACAAAGGCTATGCCATCGATGGTGATGGCGATGACAAAATCGATTTGTTTCATTCCGAAAAAGACGCACTGGCGTCTGCCGCGCACTTTCTCCATCAATTAGGTTGGCAAGCAGGCTTTCGCTGGGGACGAGAAATCAGGCTGCCTGCAGGCTTCGATTACGCACTTGCGGGTCGTAAGCTCAAGCGACCACTGTCATTTTGGCGTGAGCAAGGTGTGACTTCTGTTTACGGTCAGCCAGTTGCCGATATTGATTTGGACTCATCCGTAGTGATCCCGTCTGGTTATCAGGGGCCGATTTTTATGGCGTATCCTAATTTTCATATCATCATGCGCTGGAACAACTCACAATCTTATGCCATCGCGGTGGGCAAACTCGCAGATCAGATTGTTGGCGCTCCAGGACTGGTGACTGAATTTCCAGACGTACCTCCAGTCTCAATTGTACAAACCAAAGAACTGCAGCGTCAGCTACAGGTATTGGGCTATGGGGTAAAACACATTGATGGCATTATCGGTTCTGGCACACGTAAAGCGATCCGAGCGTTTCAAAAGGACAACGGTTTGGTTGCCGACGGATTTGCTCATCCAGAAGTATTCGAAACGTTAAATTCTGTTTATCAGAAACAAAAAAGCTAA
- the phaR gene encoding polyhydroxyalkanoate synthesis repressor PhaR — MITIKKYPNRRLYDTSQSKYINLEDIKTMIKARDEFQIVDSKTQDVITKSVLLQIISESESNQAQSLLTDKLLQQLIRYYDNQDMQPLLRQYLEQSLVSFMEQQDKIQSMMNTMVNATPLGMFQKMFDPSNNPWQPNKSKDE; from the coding sequence GTGATCACAATTAAAAAATACCCCAATCGTCGCCTCTACGACACCAGTCAATCTAAGTACATCAACTTAGAAGACATCAAAACCATGATCAAAGCACGTGACGAGTTCCAAATTGTTGATTCCAAAACCCAAGACGTGATCACCAAAAGCGTTTTACTGCAAATCATCAGTGAATCTGAGTCGAATCAAGCCCAGTCATTGTTGACCGACAAATTATTACAACAACTGATCCGGTACTACGATAATCAAGACATGCAACCGCTTTTGCGTCAATATCTAGAGCAGTCATTAGTCAGCTTCATGGAACAACAAGACAAGATCCAAAGTATGATGAATACCATGGTCAATGCCACGCCATTAGGCATGTTCCAAAAAATGTTTGATCCAAGCAACAATCCTTGGCAACCCAACAAGTCCAAAGATGAGTAA
- a CDS encoding polyhydroxyalkanoate depolymerase, with translation MNHYQAYDYLTRSAQVMHEGFSLLNDVASHPTNPFSYTLAGRFTHASLETAMRLTRRYEKLGFNIDEVEIANKTYLVREETALSKPFCDLIHFNRRGKTDEHKVLLVAPLSGHFATLLKGTVEALLPDHEVYITDWADAREVPLDEGPFSFDCYVSYLIEFMQFLGPDTHLIAICQPTVQALIATAVMAQEKDPCVPQSLTLMAGPIDPSMNPTRVNTFAHERPMSWFKNVAIMEVPYGYPGQGRKVYPGFMQLGGFISMNQETHTKKYMNFFQNIMFGDNEDNDRFRAFYDEYLAVLDIPAEFYLETIERIFKNNELAQGKITYQGKPVDFNAIDDTALLTVEGADDDICGLRQTEAAQDICKNIPKNMRKHHVQQGAGHYGIFSGSKFRQHIRPLITEFIHKYA, from the coding sequence ATGAACCATTATCAAGCGTATGACTATCTAACCCGTTCAGCTCAAGTCATGCATGAAGGTTTCAGTCTACTCAATGACGTTGCAAGTCACCCTACCAATCCATTCTCATATACTCTCGCTGGCCGTTTTACTCATGCCAGTCTTGAAACCGCTATGCGGTTAACCCGTCGTTATGAGAAATTGGGCTTTAATATAGACGAAGTCGAAATCGCCAATAAAACGTATTTAGTTCGTGAAGAAACGGCGCTGAGCAAGCCTTTTTGCGATTTAATCCACTTTAATCGTCGCGGTAAAACCGACGAACACAAAGTCTTACTGGTTGCTCCCCTTTCAGGACATTTTGCGACTTTATTAAAAGGCACCGTGGAAGCACTGCTTCCCGACCACGAAGTCTATATTACCGATTGGGCCGATGCGCGTGAAGTCCCGCTGGATGAAGGCCCGTTTTCATTTGACTGTTACGTGTCATATTTAATCGAATTTATGCAATTTTTAGGGCCCGATACGCACTTAATTGCGATTTGTCAGCCAACGGTGCAAGCCCTCATTGCAACAGCAGTTATGGCTCAAGAAAAAGACCCGTGTGTGCCCCAATCTCTTACGTTAATGGCTGGTCCCATTGACCCTAGCATGAACCCAACTCGAGTGAATACGTTTGCACACGAACGTCCCATGAGCTGGTTCAAAAATGTCGCAATCATGGAAGTGCCTTACGGTTATCCGGGACAAGGTCGTAAAGTGTATCCTGGCTTTATGCAACTTGGCGGATTCATCTCGATGAACCAAGAAACGCATACCAAGAAGTACATGAATTTTTTCCAAAATATCATGTTTGGCGATAATGAAGACAACGACCGTTTTCGTGCATTTTATGATGAGTATCTAGCGGTACTTGATATTCCTGCGGAGTTTTATCTCGAAACCATCGAGCGTATCTTCAAAAACAATGAATTAGCGCAAGGCAAAATCACCTACCAAGGGAAGCCTGTGGATTTTAATGCCATCGACGATACGGCATTACTCACGGTGGAAGGCGCTGATGATGATATTTGTGGCTTACGTCAAACCGAAGCTGCGCAAGATATTTGCAAAAACATCCCCAAAAATATGCGTAAACATCACGTCCAGCAAGGTGCCGGGCACTATGGTATTTTCAGTGGTTCAAAATTCCGTCAACACATTCGCCCGTTGATTACCGAATTTATCCACAAATACGCTTAA
- a CDS encoding phasin family protein, with protein MFEQLNNQLKDSMKPVTELATLNMNALQDIAEKQNALFSTLLNDGMSFVESASQQKDVMSLAETQKAYLEGLQETVSDAAKETYEVITATQKAATDVIKSASEEFSSKVASVAK; from the coding sequence ATGTTTGAACAATTAAACAACCAACTTAAAGACTCTATGAAGCCTGTAACTGAACTAGCAACTCTTAACATGAACGCGTTACAAGACATCGCTGAGAAGCAAAATGCATTATTCTCAACTTTGTTAAACGATGGCATGTCATTTGTTGAGTCTGCGAGCCAGCAAAAAGACGTAATGAGCCTAGCTGAAACGCAAAAAGCTTACTTAGAAGGTTTACAAGAAACTGTATCTGATGCAGCGAAAGAAACTTATGAAGTGATCACTGCAACGCAAAAAGCAGCGACTGACGTCATCAAGTCTGCTTCTGAAGAGTTCAGCTCAAAAGTTGCTTCTGTAGCAAAATAA
- the phaP gene encoding TIGR01841 family phasin (Members of this family are phasins (small proteins associated with inclusions such as PHA granules). Note that several different families of phasins have been named PhaP despite very little sequence similarity to each other.) yields the protein MFGKFSEQVKKSSKPVSSLVAVNTKALEELSQQQTEFFTGFLADSVKYVESLSVLTEVKGFVAAQSTYAEAVKERLAHTSKQTYGTMNDIREEYTKVLKTSIEELPAAEEVTKELMKAVPAVATPTAPKAETKPAPVKKPAAKKAAPKAPVKAAAKAPVKAAAKAPVKAAAKAPAKAEAPKAKPAEKPAARAEAPKAAKTESSPAAPAAAKKA from the coding sequence ATGTTTGGTAAATTTTCAGAGCAAGTCAAAAAGTCCTCTAAACCAGTGAGTTCATTAGTGGCTGTTAACACTAAAGCACTGGAAGAGTTGTCACAACAGCAAACCGAATTCTTCACTGGATTCTTGGCTGATAGCGTGAAGTATGTTGAATCACTATCAGTACTAACTGAAGTAAAAGGTTTCGTTGCGGCTCAATCTACTTATGCAGAAGCGGTAAAAGAGCGTTTAGCGCATACCTCAAAGCAAACCTACGGCACGATGAACGACATTCGTGAAGAGTATACCAAGGTACTTAAAACGTCGATTGAAGAATTGCCGGCGGCTGAAGAAGTGACCAAAGAATTGATGAAAGCTGTGCCTGCAGTGGCAACCCCAACTGCCCCGAAAGCAGAGACGAAACCAGCCCCTGTAAAAAAGCCAGCTGCCAAGAAAGCCGCTCCTAAAGCACCAGTAAAAGCAGCAGCTAAAGCACCAGTAAAAGCAGCAGCTAAAGCACCAGTAAAAGCAGCAGCTAAAGCACCAGCAAAAGCAGAGGCTCCAAAAGCGAAACCTGCAGAGAAGCCAGCTGCAAGAGCAGAAGCGCCTAAAGCTGCTAAAACTGAATCTTCACCAGCAGCACCTGCTGCGGCGAAAAAAGCGTAA